One window from the genome of Spirosoma rhododendri encodes:
- the pssA gene encoding CDP-diacylglycerol--serine O-phosphatidyltransferase — protein sequence MKLLRHLPNAMTCGNLLCGCIGIVMAIRGHLDTAAWLILLAGVLDFGDGFVARMVNVSGPFGKELDSLADVVTFGVLPSIIVFQLMWFQNLDIISYSAFLIAVLSALRLAKFNIDTRQSDQFIGVPTPANTLLIAAFPLMERYQPQYDALWKNDIVMGALVAFSLLMVTEIPLLALKFKSFSWAANQTKYLFLLTSLLLLLFLQFAALPLVIILYIAVSLFSNGERAKE from the coding sequence ATGAAGCTGCTCCGCCACCTGCCCAACGCCATGACCTGCGGCAACCTGCTATGCGGTTGTATCGGTATCGTGATGGCGATACGCGGCCACCTCGACACGGCCGCGTGGCTGATTCTGCTGGCGGGTGTCCTCGATTTTGGCGATGGGTTCGTAGCCCGGATGGTCAACGTGTCCGGCCCGTTCGGCAAAGAACTCGACTCGCTGGCCGACGTCGTTACGTTTGGGGTTCTGCCATCCATCATCGTTTTCCAGCTGATGTGGTTTCAGAACCTGGACATCATCTCGTACAGCGCCTTTCTGATTGCGGTACTGTCGGCGCTTCGGCTGGCGAAGTTCAACATCGACACCCGGCAGAGCGATCAGTTCATTGGGGTGCCCACACCTGCCAACACCTTGCTGATTGCGGCTTTCCCACTGATGGAGCGTTACCAGCCGCAGTACGATGCACTTTGGAAAAACGATATCGTCATGGGCGCGTTGGTGGCGTTTTCGCTGCTGATGGTCACCGAAATCCCGCTGCTCGCCCTGAAATTCAAGTCGTTTAGCTGGGCAGCCAACCAAACGAAATACCTTTTCTTACTGACATCGCTGCTCCTGTTGCTATTTTTGCAGTTCGCAGCACTTCCGCTCGTCATTATTCTTTACATAGCCGTTTCACTTTTTTCCAATGGCGAAAGAGCGAAAGAATGA
- the purS gene encoding phosphoribosylformylglycinamidine synthase subunit PurS → MKYIAEIDIMTRAEILDPQGKAVKLGLHNLQMDSIDNVRIGKHVRLEVDADSESGARETVDAACRQLLANLIMEDYSIELRPA, encoded by the coding sequence ATGAAATACATCGCTGAAATTGACATTATGACCCGCGCCGAGATTCTTGATCCGCAGGGTAAAGCCGTTAAACTGGGTCTGCACAATCTTCAGATGGACTCCATCGACAACGTACGGATTGGCAAGCACGTGCGGCTGGAAGTTGATGCCGACTCGGAGAGCGGAGCCCGCGAGACAGTCGATGCAGCCTGCCGTCAGCTACTGGCGAACCTCATCATGGAAGACTATTCCATCGAACTCCGCCCCGCCTGA
- a CDS encoding alpha/beta fold hydrolase, translated as MKLYFRQVGETGPAIVILHGLFGSSDNWLTNSKTIAEMGYRVFLVDQRNHGQSPHAAEHDYVSMADDLREFLTDHSLSDAILVGHSMGGKTVMQYAMLYPGTFSKLVVVDIAPKFYPIHHAEIIRGFNAIDLSTLKSRNDADRVMSQYEPSLPVRQFLLKNLYRTEGGKFAWRINLPLIERELHGIGDDLTNTTVVIAPTLFIRGGRSPYITDDDIPAIQLMFPHATVATIEEAGHWVQAEKPDEFVAMLMRFVTGEL; from the coding sequence ATGAAATTATACTTTCGTCAGGTCGGGGAAACGGGCCCGGCTATCGTTATTCTGCACGGCCTGTTCGGCTCGTCGGATAACTGGCTGACAAACAGCAAGACTATTGCTGAGATGGGCTACCGCGTCTTTCTTGTCGACCAGCGCAACCACGGGCAGTCGCCCCACGCGGCCGAGCACGACTACGTGAGCATGGCCGACGACCTGCGCGAATTCCTGACCGACCACAGCCTGAGCGACGCCATACTGGTGGGCCACTCGATGGGTGGCAAAACGGTGATGCAGTACGCCATGCTGTACCCCGGCACGTTCAGCAAGCTGGTCGTTGTCGATATAGCGCCCAAGTTTTACCCTATCCACCACGCCGAGATTATTCGTGGTTTCAACGCCATCGACCTTTCTACGCTGAAGAGCCGTAACGATGCCGACAGGGTTATGAGTCAGTACGAGCCGTCGCTGCCGGTGCGACAGTTTCTACTCAAAAACCTGTACCGCACTGAGGGGGGAAAATTTGCGTGGCGAATCAACCTGCCGCTGATTGAACGTGAATTGCACGGCATCGGCGACGACCTCACCAACACGACTGTCGTTATCGCGCCTACCCTATTTATCCGTGGTGGCCGATCGCCTTACATCACCGACGACGATATTCCAGCGATTCAGCTGATGTTTCCGCATGCCACCGTCGCCACCATCGAAGAAGCCGGCCACTGGGTACAGGCCGAAAAGCCCGACGAATTTGTGGCCATGCTGATGAGATTTGTAACAGGTGAGTTGTAA
- a CDS encoding SAM-dependent methyltransferase: MPTLYLIPTLLTDDTANLVLPPVIRDVIESTDAYFVENVRSARRFISGLKTSRVIDQTTFFDLDKDTPPADTRRQIQELMERKRNAGVLSEAGCPGVADPGSVVVGFAHSLGWKVEPLVGPSSILLALMASGMSGQSFIFHGYLPIDKQDRGRAIRHLEKEAQQRQQTQIFMETPYRNDALFADILANCQQNTRLCVACNLTAPDAFVRTMSIREWKSNVPDLRKKPTVFLLL, translated from the coding sequence ATGCCTACTCTATACCTGATTCCGACGCTACTGACCGACGATACGGCCAATCTGGTGCTGCCCCCGGTTATCCGCGACGTGATCGAAAGTACCGACGCTTATTTTGTGGAAAACGTCCGGTCGGCGCGTCGCTTCATCAGCGGACTGAAAACCAGCCGGGTAATCGACCAAACGACGTTTTTCGACCTGGACAAAGACACCCCGCCTGCCGACACCCGCCGACAGATTCAGGAACTCATGGAGCGGAAACGCAACGCGGGCGTACTGTCGGAGGCCGGTTGCCCCGGTGTAGCCGACCCTGGCTCGGTGGTGGTTGGCTTCGCCCACAGCCTGGGTTGGAAAGTTGAGCCGCTGGTTGGTCCATCGTCGATTCTGCTGGCTCTGATGGCATCGGGGATGAGCGGTCAATCGTTTATTTTCCACGGTTATCTACCCATCGACAAGCAAGACCGGGGTCGGGCGATCCGGCATCTGGAGAAAGAAGCGCAGCAGCGGCAGCAAACCCAGATTTTCATGGAAACGCCCTACCGCAACGACGCGCTGTTTGCGGATATTCTGGCCAACTGTCAGCAAAATACGCGGCTGTGCGTAGCCTGTAACCTGACGGCCCCCGACGCCTTTGTCCGCACGATGAGCATTCGGGAATGGAAATCGAACGTACCCGACCTGCGCAAAAAACCAACCGTGTTTCTACTTTTGTAA
- a CDS encoding MBL fold metallo-hydrolase, which yields MIQAFEFSPFSENTYVIADDATRDAVIIDPGCYEQAEKEALSRFIDEHKLTVRYLLLTHAHLDHVFGVAYVKRKYNVKAYLHELDQVIFNDVPTRCAVYGLRGYEPSEIDEHIKEGDQIKFGNTVLDVVFVPGHAPGHVAYINHAERYVVGGDVLFSGSVGRTDLPYCNHADLVNSIRTELYTLPDDYVVYPGHNEPTTIGKEKRSNPFVRP from the coding sequence ATGATTCAAGCGTTTGAATTTTCGCCGTTTAGTGAGAACACATACGTCATCGCCGACGATGCCACGCGCGATGCCGTTATCATTGATCCCGGTTGCTACGAACAGGCAGAAAAAGAAGCGTTGAGCCGGTTTATCGACGAGCATAAGCTGACCGTTCGTTATCTGCTGCTGACTCACGCGCACCTCGACCACGTCTTCGGTGTCGCCTACGTCAAACGTAAATACAACGTCAAAGCCTACCTGCACGAGCTGGATCAGGTGATTTTCAACGACGTGCCGACCCGCTGCGCTGTCTACGGATTGCGGGGCTACGAGCCGTCTGAAATTGACGAACACATCAAGGAAGGCGATCAGATCAAATTCGGAAATACGGTGCTCGATGTGGTGTTTGTTCCGGGCCACGCCCCCGGCCACGTTGCCTACATCAACCACGCGGAGCGCTACGTGGTAGGGGGCGATGTGCTGTTCAGCGGCAGCGTCGGCCGGACGGATTTGCCCTATTGCAACCACGCCGACCTGGTCAACAGCATCCGTACGGAGCTTTACACCCTTCCCGACGATTACGTGGTGTACCCCGGCCATAACGAGCCGACAACCATCGGGAAGGAAAAGCGGTCAAACCCCTTCGTACGCCCATGA
- the selD gene encoding selenide, water dikinase SelD → MLSTDTSTIKLTQYSHGAGCGCKISPQLLDTILHNRTTGRQQSADQPLFPDLLVGNDSRDDAAVLDLGNGEAVISTTDFFMPIVDDAFDFGRIASANAISDVYAMGGQPIMAIAILGWPIDKLAPEVAGQVIEGARAVCREAGIPLAGGHSIDSPEPIFGLAVTGRVRIEDLKQNNTATAGCRLYLTKPLGVGILTTAQKKGILKPEHADLAPAQMAQLNSLGAVLGKLPYVKALTDVTGFGLLGHLTEMAEGSGLSAEIDYDAVPKLPVVDEYLAQKSFPGGTGRNWASYGHKIADLTETQRYVLADPQTSGGLLVAVLPDDTDEFERVASENGFDLHPFGTLVPQRERVIYVQ, encoded by the coding sequence ATGCTCTCAACAGACACCAGTACCATCAAACTCACTCAATACAGTCACGGGGCCGGCTGCGGCTGTAAAATTTCGCCCCAACTGCTCGACACGATTTTACACAACCGCACAACGGGTCGCCAACAGTCCGCCGATCAGCCGCTTTTTCCTGATTTGCTCGTTGGCAACGACTCGCGCGACGATGCCGCTGTGCTGGACCTCGGCAATGGTGAAGCGGTTATCAGCACGACCGATTTTTTCATGCCGATCGTCGACGATGCCTTCGATTTTGGGCGTATCGCTTCGGCCAACGCGATTAGCGACGTGTACGCGATGGGTGGACAACCAATCATGGCTATCGCAATTCTGGGCTGGCCTATCGACAAGCTTGCCCCCGAAGTAGCCGGGCAGGTGATCGAAGGGGCACGGGCAGTGTGCCGGGAAGCGGGTATTCCACTGGCTGGCGGGCACAGCATCGACTCGCCCGAACCTATTTTCGGGCTGGCCGTTACGGGTCGTGTCCGCATCGAGGATCTGAAACAAAACAACACCGCGACGGCGGGCTGTCGGCTATACCTGACCAAGCCACTGGGCGTCGGAATTTTGACCACAGCGCAGAAAAAAGGCATTCTCAAGCCCGAACACGCCGATCTGGCACCCGCTCAAATGGCGCAGCTCAACAGCCTTGGTGCCGTGCTGGGCAAGCTGCCCTACGTAAAAGCCCTGACCGACGTAACAGGTTTCGGCCTGCTGGGCCACCTGACTGAAATGGCCGAAGGGTCGGGCCTTAGCGCCGAGATCGACTACGACGCCGTGCCGAAACTGCCGGTGGTCGACGAATATCTGGCGCAGAAAAGCTTTCCCGGCGGTACGGGCCGCAACTGGGCCAGCTACGGGCATAAAATCGCCGACCTGACCGAAACGCAGCGCTACGTACTGGCCGACCCGCAAACGTCGGGTGGTTTGCTGGTTGCTGTCTTGCCCGACGATACGGATGAGTTCGAACGGGTAGCCTCCGAAAATGGCTTCGATCTGCACCCGTTCGGTACGCTGGTACCGCAGCGCGAACGCGTCATCTACGTGCAGTAG